One window of the Trifolium pratense cultivar HEN17-A07 linkage group LG2, ARS_RC_1.1, whole genome shotgun sequence genome contains the following:
- the LOC123907678 gene encoding flavonol synthase/flavanone 3-hydroxylase, whose amino-acid sequence MEVLRVQTIAHQSKEATIPSMFLRSETEQPGTTTVQGVKLEVPIIDFSNEDKAKLQHEIVEASKEWGMFQIVNHDIPNDVIKKLQSVGKEFFELPQEEKEVIAKPVGSDSMEGYGTKLQKEVNGKKGWVDHLFHIIWPTSSINYRFWPNKPASYREVNEEYGKYLRVVADKLFRTMSIGLGLEEHELKEAAGGDNLIHMLKINYYPPCPCPDLVLGVPPHTDMSFLTLLVPNDVQGLQASRHGQWYDVKYVPNALVIHVGDQMEIVSNGKYKAVLHRTTVNKDETRMSWPVFIEPPPEQEVGPHPKLVNVENPPKFKTKKYKDYAYCKLNKIPQ is encoded by the exons ATGGAGGTATTAAGAGTACAAACTATAGCTCATCAATCCAAAGAAGCTACAATACCATCCATGTTTCTAAGATCAGAAACAGAGCAACCAGGAACAACAACTGTTCAAGGTGTGAAACTTGAGGTACCAATAATCGATTTCAGCAACGAAGATAAAGCAAAGTTACAACATGAAATAGTGGAAGCGAGTAAAGAGTGGGGAATGTTTCAAATTGTGAACCATGATATTCCAAAtgatgtaataaaaaaattgcaaagtGTTGGGAAAGAGTTTTTTGAGTTACCACAAGAAGAAAAAGAGGTTATTGCTAAACCTGTTGGGTCTGATTCTATGGAAGGGTATGGTACAAAGCTTCAGAAAGAGGTAAATGGGAAGAAAGGTTGGGTGGATCATTTGTTTCACATTATATGGCCAACTTCTTCCATTAATTACCGTTTTTGGCCTAACAAACCTGCTTCTTACAg GGAGGTAAACGAGGAATATGGAAAGTACCTACGTGTAGTGGCAGACAAACTATTCAGAACCATGTCAATTGGGCTTGGGCTTGAAGAACATGAACTCAAAGAAGCTGCAGGTGGAGATAATTTGATTCACATGTTGAAAATAAACTACTACCCACCTTGTCCATGCCCAGATCTTGTCCTAGGTGTTCCACCACACACAGACATGTCTTTCCTTACACTTCTTGTGCCCAATGATGTGCAGGGTCTTCAAGCCTCTAGACATGGTCAATGGTATGATGTTAAGTATGTCCCTAATGCCCTTGTCATTCACGTCGGCGACCAAATGGAG ATCGTGAGCAATGGGAAATATAAGGCAGTGTTGCACAGAACAACGGTGAACAAAGATGAGACAAGAATGTCATGGCCAGTTTTCATAGAACCACCGCCAGAACAAGAAGTTGGTCCTCATCCAAAGTTAGTTAACGTAGAAAATCCACCAAAGTTCAAGACCAAAAAATATAAGGATTATGCTTACTGTAAGCTTAATAAGATCCCCCAGTAA